Proteins encoded together in one Triticum dicoccoides isolate Atlit2015 ecotype Zavitan chromosome 7B, WEW_v2.0, whole genome shotgun sequence window:
- the LOC119341205 gene encoding uncharacterized protein LOC119341205, which produces MEDSREQNGNAHALAAAGNTPDEPQQEGADEAEPGQLQQDGADEAELLLKLRKYLVLMAILVAAITFQAGLAPPGGFWQDSKKGRVASDIVMRSSYPRRYLVFFYFNTTAFGASLMVLILLLMRELTHKAVWLRTLQFAMILGLLGLMGAYAAGSCREVRTSVYIWVLLLGIFAYVTLHVVFFKHLAPQCLRDMFWGIRAYWKNTLGHIMTPGSGKTADEQGAAGQLEERITDGQEASNAERIADGQEASSPERITDGQEASSPERITDGQVASNAERITDEDSKKREEKEDLERNRSSLLVLATLVATVTYVAGLTPPGGFWSDDNRNHIPGDPVLRDHYPRRYKAFFYCNATAFAGSLVIIIMVLSQTAVDHVVKSNALRLCVVVSLFGLMGGYAAGSCREVHTSIYVFALVGAVLLYLIIQCIEPALPKSAYVEGTITRVKNKNKEMVEKLRTFITDLLEPPSIPVQVQPENSTRGTNFQKLRTYLLLLGILAATVTFQAGLNPPGGFWTDTSDGHIAGDPILEAISPKRYKAFFYCNATAFVASLAIIILLQSHLITIHAMKRHVLQTAMTLVLFGLMGAYVAGSSRKFSTSIYVFVLVLLVFAYVVLHILYERTLGNTGSTAGNAESTARNTESTAGNSESTAGNTEITEGNTESTAGNTESTSGNTGASMAGTSQNPGSSEPTPEEKKDLQKRRKFLMLLAILAASITYQTGISPPGGFWTDNSNGHRAGYPVFRDEFRNHYRVFFYFNATAFMASLAVILLLVSERLCKKGLECYALRACVLVDLISLMGAFATGNCRKVSTSGYVILVVLAVFVYVMIQVLVLTPKDKWNELLRPSKHQNPSMNHTRSIHDTDSKRTEHKWRKDLMLIGTLAVTVTYQAGLLPPGGVWPDDRDGHFAGDPILHDTNLTRYKVFFYCNATAFMASMVMVILLLNNTISKYKRSLFAMKIAMVLDLLGLLGAYAAGSCRKLKTSAYIFALVIAVIIYIVIHVVLSFDEVARLVKEKWKKWVRCLERCFCCN; this is translated from the coding sequence ATGGAGGATTCCAGAGAGCAGAATGGCAATGCCCATGCCCTTGCAGCTGCCGGCAACACTCCCGACGAGCCGCAGCAAGAGGGCGCCGACGAGGCCGAGCCGGGGCAGCTGCAGCAAGACGGCGCCGACGAGGCCGAGCTTCTGTTGAAGCTGAGGAAGTACCTGGTGCTGATGGCCATCCTCGTGGCGGCCATCACGTTCCAGGCGGGGCTGGCCCCGCCGGGCGGCTTCTGGCAGGACAGCAAGAAGGGCCGCGTCGCCAGCGACATCGTGATGAGGTCCAGCTACCCCAGGCGGTACCTTGTCTTCTTCTACTTCAACACCACGGCGTTCGGGGCCTCGCTCATGGTGCTCATACTGCTCCTGATGAGGGAGCTGACCCATAAGGCGGTCTGGCTCCGCACGCTCCAGTTCGCCATGATTCTTGGCTTGCTGGGGCTCATGGGGGCCTACGCCGCTGGGAGCTGCAGGGAGGTGAGGACCTCTGTTTACATCTGGGTGTTACTCCTTGGCATCTTCGCCTATGTCACACTCCATGTGGTATTCTTCAAGCACTTGGCACCTCAATGTCTGCGAGATATGTTCTGGGGTATTCGTGCATATTGGAAGAATACTCTTGGGCACATAATGACACCAGGATCAGGGAAGACAGCAGATGAGCAAGGTGCAGCAGGTCAGTTGGAAGAGAGGATAACAGATGGCCAAGAGGCCTCAAATGCAGAGAGGATAGCAGATGGCCAAGAGGCTTCAAGTCCAGAGAGGATAACAGATGGCCAAGAGGCTTCAAGTCCAGAGAGGATAACAGATGGCCAAGTGGCTTCAAATGCAGAGAGAATAACAGATGAGGATTCAAAgaagagagaagaaaaggaagatcTTGAAAGAAATCGCAGCTCCTTGCTGGTTCTTGCCACATTGGTAGCAACAGTGACATATGTGGCAGGGTTAACCCCTCCAGGTGGCTTCTGGTCTGATGATAACAGGAACCACATTCCTGGTGATCCGGTGCTGCGAGACCACTATCCACGCCGATACAAGGCCTTCTTCTATTGCAATGCCACTGCTTTTGCTGGATCGCTTGTCATCATCATCATGGTCCTCAGTCAAACAGCGGTGGATCATGTTGTCAAGTCAAatgctctgcggttgtgtgtggtagtCAGTCTCTTTGGGCTTATGGGGGGATATGCTGCTGGAAGTTGCAGGGAGGTACATACATCGATCTATGTCTTTGCACTTGTTGGTGCAGTATTGCTCTACCTCATCATTCAGTGTATTGAACCTGCTCTGCCTAAGTCAGCATATGTTGAGGGTACCATCACACgtgtgaaaaataaaaataaagaaatggtTGAGAAGCTGAGGACTTTCATCACTGACTTGTTAGAACCACCTAGCATACCAGTACAAGTTCAGCCAGAAAACAGCACTCGAGGCACTAATTTCCAGAAGTTGCGCACATACCTTCTATTGCTTGGCATCCTTGCCGCCACAGTTACCTTCCAAGCTGGGCTGAATCCACCAGGAGGCTTTTGGACAGATACCAGTGATGGGCATATTGCTGGTGATCCAATTTTGGAGGCCATCAGTCCGAAGCGCTACAAGGCATTCTTCTATTGCAATGCCACAGCATTTGTAGCCTCTTTGGCCATCATCATCCTACTCCAGAGCCATTTGATTACCATTCATGCCATGAAGCGTCATGTACTGCAAACAGCAATGACACTGGTGCTCTTTGGTCTTATGGGAGCCTACGTCGCTGGAAGCAGCAGGAAGTTCTCAACATCCATATATGTGTTCGTCCTAGTCCTCCTAGTGTTCGCCTATGTTGTACTTCATATTCTATATGAGAGGACACTAGGGAATACTGGGAGCACAGCAGGGAATGCTGAGAGCACAGCAAGGAATACTGAGAGCACAGCAGGGAATTCTGAGAGCACAGCAGGGAATACTGAGATCACAGAAGGGAATACTGAGAGCACAGCAGGGAACACTGAGAGCACATCAGGGAATACTGGGGCTTCCATGGCAGGAACCTCCCAAAATCCTGGTTCTTCTGAACCTACTCCTGAAGAAAAAAAAGATTTGCAGAAGAGGCGAAAGTTTCTGATGTTGctcgcaattctagcagcttctatcACATACCAAACTGGTATAAGCCCACCAGGTGGCTTTTGGACTGACAACAGTAACGGACACCGAGCAGGTTACCCAGTGTTTCGTGACGAGTTCCGAAACCACTATAGGGTGTTCTTCTACTTCAATGCTACTGCATTCATGGCATCCCTGGCAGTAATTCTGTTGCTTGTTAGCGAGAGGCTATGCAAGAAAGGTCTGGAGTGCTATGCGCTACGTGCATGTGTACTGGTTGATCTGATCAGCCTCATGGGTGCTTTTGCTACTGGAAACTGCAGAAAAGTGTCAACATCTGGCTATGTCATTCTTGTTGTTCTTGCAGTGTTTGTCTATGTCATGATTCAAGTCCTGGTTCTGACACCAAAAGATAAGTGGAATGAGTTGCTGCGGCCTTCTAAGCACCAAAATCCATCAATGAATCACACGAGAAGTATACATGATACTGATAGTAAGAGAACAGAGCACAAATGGCGCAAAGATTTGATGCTGATTGGAACTCTTGCAGTCACTGTCACATACCAAGCCGGTCTGCTTCCGCCAGGAGGGGTTTGGCCTGATGACCGGGATGGCCATTTTGCAGGTGACCCAATCCTCCATGATACCAACCTAACACGGTACAAGGTATTCTTCTATTGCAACGCCACAGCATTCATGGCCTCAATGGTCATGGTCATCCTCCTACTGAACAACACAATAAGCAAGTACAAGAGATCTCTCTTTGCCATGAAAATAGCAATGGTCTTGGACTTGCTTGGTTTACTTGGGGCATATGCCGCGGGCAGCTGCAGGAAGTTGAAGACATCTGCATACATTTTTGCACTCGTCATTGCCGTGATCATCTACATCGTCATTCATGTCGTGTTGTCATTTGACGAAGTGGCAAGGTTAGTGAAGGAGAAGTGGAAAAAGTGGGTGCGATGTCTGGAAAGGTGCTTCTGTTGCAACTGA
- the LOC119336140 gene encoding uncharacterized protein LOC119336140 — MEDPGEQNGNAHAPAAAGNTLNEPQQLQQEGADEEAELLWKLRKYLVLMAILVAAITFQAGLAPPGGFWQHNDEHGHVASDIVMKSSYPRRYLAFFYYNTMAFGASLLVLILLLLRELTHKAAWLRALQFAMILGLLGLMGAFAAGSCREVRTSAYIWVLLLGISAYVTLHEVFFKHLAPERLRKFLSGVSKRWKGTLGDIFTSSKPDEQKASNAERVADEGVTSIQMEEPERNGSPVQVLAEEEKKKEKEAADREEDLERNRSSLLVLATLVATVTYVAGLTPPGGFWSDDNKNHIPGDPVLRDHYPRRFKAFFYCNATAFAGSLVIIIMVLSQTAVDLVVKSNALRLCVVVSLFGLMGAYAAGSCREVHTSIYVFALVATVLLYLIIQCIEPALSKLACIANTITRVKKRNKEMVQQLRTFIADLLKPPIPVKDQSDNSTPGTDGKDFQKLRTYLLLLGILAATVTFQAGLNPPGGFWTDNSDGHIAGDPILETISPKRYKAFFYCNATAFVASLAIIILLQSHLITIHAMKRYVLQTAMTLVLFGLMGAYVAGSSRKFSTSIYVFVLVLLVFVYVVLHILYERTLGNTGSTAGNTESTAGSTESTAGSTESTVGNTGVSMAETSPNPSSSEPTLEEKKDLTSQNPSSSEPTPEEKTDLQKRRKFLMLLAILAASITYQTGISPPGGFWTNGHRAGYPVFRDEFRNRYRVFFYFNATAFMASLAVILLLVNKRLCNKGLRCHALCACVLIDLISLMGAFATGSCREVSTSGYVILVVLAVFVYVIIQVLVLTPKDKWNELLRPSKHQDPSMNHTRSIHDTDSKRTEHKWRKDLMLIGTLAVTVTYQAGLLPPGGVWPDDQDGHFAGDPILHDTNLTRYNVFFYCNATAFMASMVMVILLLNNTISKHKRSLFAMKTAMVLDLLGLLGAYAAGSCRKLKTSAYIFALVIAVIIYIVIHVLLSFDEVARLAKKKGKQWVPSVPCLKTSSLLGIDSNSQPSIGRPGQGPLPV; from the coding sequence ATGGAGGATCCCGGAGAGCAGAATGGCAATGCCCATGCCCCTGCAGCTGCCGGCAACACTCTCAACGAGCCGCAGCAGTTGCAGCAAGAGGGCGCCGACGAGGAGGCTGAGCTCCTATGGAAGCTGAGGAAGTACTTGGTGCTGATGGCCATCCTCGTGGCGGCCATCACGTTCCAGGCGGGGCTGGCCCCGCCGGGCGGCTTCTGGCAGCACAACGACGAGCACGGCCACGTCGCCAGCGACATCGTGATGAAGTCCAGCTACCCCAGGCGGTACCTTGCTTTCTTCTACTACAACACCATGGCGTTCGGGGCCTCGCTCCTGGTGCTCATACTGCTCCTGCTGAGGGAGTTGACCCACAAGgcggcctggctccgcgcgctccAGTTCGCCATGATTCTTGGCTTACTGGGGCTCATGGGGGCCTTCGCCGCTGGGAGCTGCAGGGAGGTGAGGACCTCTGCTTACATCTGGGTGTTACTCCTTGGCATCTCCGCCTATGTCACACTCCATGAGGTGTTCTTCAAGCACCTGGCACCTGAGCGGCTGCGAAAATTTCTATCCGGTGTCAGTAAACGTTGGAAGGGAACTCTGGGGGACATTTTCACGTCATCAAAACCAGATGAGCAAAAGGCTTCAAATGCAGAGAGGGTAGCCGATGAGGGAGTGACTTCAATCCAGATGGAGGAACCTGAAAGAAATGGCAGCCCCGTGCAGGTTCTTGcagaagaagagaagaaaaaggagaaagaGGCTGCAGACAGAGAGGAAGATCTTGAAAGAAATCGCAGCTCCTTGCTGGTTCTTGCTACATTGGTAGCAACAGTGACATATGTGGCAGGGCTAACCCCTCCAGGTGGCTTCTGGTCTGATGACAACAAGAACCACATTCCTGGTGATCCGGTGCTGCGAGACCACTATCCACGCCGATTCAAGGCCTTCTTCTATTGCAATGCCACTGCTTTTGCTGGATCACTTGTCATCATCATCATGGTCCTCAGTCAAACAGCGGTGGATCTTGTTGTCAAGTCAAatgctctgcggttgtgtgtggtagtCAGTCTATTTGGGCTTATGGGGGCATATGCTGCTGGAAGTTGCAGGGAGGTACATACATCTATCTATGTCTTTGCACTTGTTGCCACAGTCTTGCTCTACCTCATCATCCAGTGTATTGAGCCTGCTCTGTCTAAGTTGGCATGTATTGCAAACACCATCACTCGTGTGAAAAAGAGAAATAAAGAAATGGTTCAGCAGCTGAGGACTTTCATCGCTGACTTGTTAAAACCTCCCATACCAGTAAAAGATCAGTCAGACAACAGCACTCCAGGCACTGATGGTAAGGATTTCCAGAAGTTGCGCACATACCTTCTATTACTTGGCATCCTTGCTGCCACAGTCACATTCCAAGCTGGGCTGAATCCACCAGGAGGCTTTTGGACAGATAACAGTGATGGGCATATTGCTGGTGATCCAATTTTGGAGACCATTAGTCCCAAGCGCTACAAGGCATTCTTCTATTGCAATGCCACAGCATTTGTAGCCTCTTTGGCCATCATCATCCTACTCCAGAGCCATTTGATTACCATTCATGCCATGAAGCGTTATGTACTGCAAACAGCAATGACACTTGTGCTCTTTGGTCTTATGGGAGCCTACGTTGCTGGAAGCAGCAGGAAGTTCTCAACATCCATTTATGTGTTCGTCCTAGTCCTCCTAGTTTTCGTCTATGTTGTACTTCATATTCTATATGAGAGGACACTAGGGAATACTGGGAGCACAGCAGGGAATACTGAGAGCACAGCAGGGAGTACTGAGAGCACAGCAGGGAGTACTGAGAGCACAGTAGGGAATACTGGGGTTTCCATGGCAGAAACCTccccaaatcctagttcatctgaaCCTACTCTTGAAGAAAAAAAAGATTTAACCTCCCAAAATCCTAGTTCTTCTGAACCTACTCCTGAAGAAAAAACAGATTTGCAGAAGAGGCGCAAGTTTCTGATGTTGctcgcaattctagcagcttctatcACATACCAAACTGGTATAAGCCCACCAGGTGGCTTTTGGACTAACGGCCACCGAGCAGGTTATCCAGTGTTTCGTGACGAGTTCCGAAACCGCTATAGGGTGTTCTTCTACTTCAATGCTACTGCTTTCATGGCATCCCTGGCAGTAATTCTgttgcttgttaacaagaggctatgCAACAAAGGTCTGAGGTGCCATGCGCTATGTGCATGCGTATTGATTGATCTGATCAGCCTCATGGGTGCTTTTGCTACTGGAAGCTGCAGAGAAGTGTCAACATCTGGCTATGTCATTCTTGTTGTTCTTGCAGTGTTTGTCTATGTCATAATTCAAGTCCTGGTTCTGACACCAAAAGATAAGTGGAATGAGTTGCTGCGGCCTTCTAAGCACCAAGATCCATCAATGAATCACACGAGAAGTATACATGATACTGATAGTAAGAGAACAGAGCACAAATGGCGCAAAGATTTGATGCTGATTGGAACTCTTGCAGTCACTGTCACATACCAAGCCGGTCTGCTTCCGCCAGGAGGAGTTTGGCCTGATGACCAGGATGGCCATTTTGCAGGTGACCCAATCCTCCATGATACCAACCTAACACGGTACAATGTATTCTTCTATTGCAACGCTACAGCATTCATGGCCTCAATGGTCATGGTCATCCTCCTGCTGAACAACACAATAAGCAAGCACAAGAGATCTCTCTTTGCCATGAAAACAGCAATGGTCTTGGACTTGCTTGGTTTACTTGGGGCATATGCCGCGGGCAGCTGCAGGAAGTTGAAGACATCTGCGTACATTTTTGCGCTCGTCATTGCCGTGATAATCTACATCGTCATTCATGTCTTGTTGTCATTTGACGAAGTGGCACGGTTagcgaagaagaagggaaaacagtGGGTGCCATCAGTGCCATGTCTGAAGACCTCGTCTCTGCTTGGAATTGATTCAAACAGTCAACCATCTATTGGGAGACCAGGACAAGGGCCTCTGCCTGTGTAA